In the genome of Shewanella glacialimarina, one region contains:
- a CDS encoding glycogen/starch/alpha-glucan phosphorylase, with product MTAAKTVSANKSTNKKPAKPKSHTKSESESESSAKSTSLASNALTDQVLTKSEPCDPCDSLAASVARQIRYGLCHSEHQDSSLFEALALGVKEQMLDKWRSTRIKDNQFDQKQIAYLSLEFLMGRALGNALLSLELTDETRKLLTDYAIQLEVIEEYEHDAGLGNGGLGRLAACFLDSCASLDLAVTGYGIRYQYGMFAQKIVNGYQVEKPDRWLRQGNPWEVRMPHRIVSVPFFGHCTTYQDKAGNTQHVWQDCRSVLAVPYDMPVPGYRNGRINTLRLWKAEANDDFDLAEFNDGDYAEAVADKNLAEQITMVLYPNDASENGKELRLRQQYFLSSASLQDLLARYVAIYGEDFSQFSAKNAIQLNDTHPSIAAPELMRLLMDEHGLGWDSAWSITSQTLAYTNHTLLPEALERWPVPLMQHMLPRIMQIIFEINARFLEQVAHQWPGDIKKLAAMSIIEEGPVQHVRMAYLAIVASFSVNGVAGLHTQLLKAGLFNDFYQLWPTKFNNRTNGVTPRRWLVNCNPLLTDLINSKLGDAWINDLSHLTALNAFTSDKKFVKQWAEVKNANKQVLATFVLAESGVQFDTSMMFDVQVKRIHEYKRQLLNIMHVIHLYQRILAGDTQDMVPRCVLIGGKAAPGYAMAKQIIKLINNVAHMVNNDPAVTPYLRLAFLPNYNVSAMEKICPGTDLSEQISTAGKEASGTGNMKFMMNGALTIGTLDGANVEMLAEVGQENFFLFGLTAEQVQSLKPYYQPQKYINASPALQGVLDMLAGGHFNLVEPGIFDSIINAIKDPHDQWMLAADFDEYCGAQSAVAKLYSDQTLWQQTSIRNTAASGRFSSDKTIAGYRDDIWLKHV from the coding sequence ATGACCGCAGCTAAAACTGTTAGTGCGAATAAATCGACAAACAAAAAGCCAGCTAAGCCCAAGAGTCACACTAAATCAGAGTCTGAGTCAGAATCTAGCGCAAAGAGTACATCCTTAGCCAGTAATGCGTTAACTGATCAAGTGTTAACCAAATCTGAACCTTGCGATCCCTGTGATTCATTGGCAGCAAGTGTTGCAAGGCAAATTCGTTATGGGTTATGCCACAGTGAGCACCAAGACTCATCGCTGTTTGAGGCTTTAGCATTAGGTGTCAAAGAGCAAATGCTCGATAAGTGGCGATCTACACGTATTAAAGATAATCAATTTGATCAAAAACAAATTGCCTATTTGTCACTTGAGTTTTTAATGGGACGTGCTTTAGGTAATGCTTTACTGAGCTTAGAGTTAACTGACGAGACCCGTAAACTGCTCACTGACTATGCCATTCAGCTAGAAGTCATTGAAGAATATGAGCATGACGCAGGCCTTGGCAATGGTGGACTGGGGCGACTCGCTGCATGTTTTTTAGATAGCTGTGCCAGCCTTGACTTAGCCGTGACGGGCTATGGTATTCGTTATCAATATGGCATGTTTGCCCAAAAAATAGTCAATGGATATCAAGTAGAAAAGCCCGATCGCTGGTTACGCCAAGGTAACCCCTGGGAAGTGAGAATGCCCCACAGGATTGTGTCAGTACCCTTTTTTGGCCACTGCACAACCTATCAAGATAAGGCCGGTAATACTCAGCATGTTTGGCAAGATTGTCGCTCAGTGCTGGCTGTGCCCTACGACATGCCAGTACCAGGTTACCGTAATGGCCGTATAAATACCCTAAGGCTTTGGAAAGCAGAAGCCAATGATGATTTCGATTTAGCAGAATTTAATGATGGCGATTATGCCGAAGCGGTGGCCGATAAAAACTTAGCAGAACAAATTACTATGGTGTTGTACCCCAATGATGCCAGCGAGAATGGTAAAGAATTACGCTTAAGACAACAGTACTTTTTAAGTTCAGCAAGTTTACAGGACTTATTGGCCCGATATGTGGCGATATACGGTGAAGACTTTAGCCAGTTCAGTGCTAAAAATGCAATTCAGCTTAACGATACTCACCCAAGTATTGCCGCGCCAGAATTAATGCGCCTATTGATGGATGAACATGGCTTAGGTTGGGATAGCGCTTGGTCAATCACCTCACAAACCTTAGCTTACACTAACCACACTTTATTGCCGGAAGCGCTTGAGCGCTGGCCGGTACCATTAATGCAGCATATGTTGCCACGCATTATGCAAATTATATTTGAAATCAACGCTCGATTCCTTGAACAGGTTGCCCATCAATGGCCGGGGGATATCAAAAAGTTAGCTGCGATGTCGATTATTGAAGAAGGGCCAGTGCAACATGTTCGTATGGCTTACTTAGCCATTGTGGCCAGTTTTTCGGTCAACGGTGTAGCAGGTTTACATACGCAGTTATTAAAAGCAGGCTTATTTAATGATTTTTATCAATTATGGCCAACTAAATTCAATAACCGTACTAACGGTGTCACACCAAGACGTTGGTTAGTGAATTGTAATCCTTTATTAACCGATTTGATCAATAGCAAACTTGGAGATGCCTGGATTAACGATCTGTCGCATTTAACTGCGCTAAATGCGTTTACCTCTGATAAAAAGTTCGTCAAACAGTGGGCCGAAGTGAAAAATGCCAATAAGCAAGTGTTGGCAACGTTTGTGTTGGCAGAAAGTGGTGTGCAGTTTGATACAAGTATGATGTTTGATGTGCAGGTAAAGCGTATCCATGAGTACAAACGCCAGTTGCTTAATATCATGCACGTTATTCACCTGTACCAGAGAATACTAGCTGGCGATACTCAAGACATGGTTCCGCGCTGTGTGTTGATTGGTGGTAAAGCTGCGCCTGGTTATGCGATGGCTAAACAAATTATCAAGTTAATCAATAATGTGGCGCATATGGTTAACAATGACCCAGCTGTTACGCCGTATTTACGGCTTGCTTTTTTGCCTAATTATAATGTCAGTGCAATGGAGAAAATCTGCCCAGGTACCGATTTATCAGAACAAATATCAACCGCAGGTAAAGAAGCCTCTGGTACCGGCAATATGAAGTTTATGATGAATGGCGCGCTAACAATTGGCACCTTAGATGGCGCGAATGTTGAAATGTTAGCGGAGGTCGGCCAGGAAAACTTTTTCTTGTTCGGCTTAACCGCAGAGCAAGTCCAATCACTCAAACCCTATTATCAGCCACAAAAGTATATTAACGCCTCCCCAGCGCTACAAGGAGTACTTGATATGTTAGCTGGTGGCCATTTCAATTTAGTTGAACCCGGCATATTCGACAGCATCATCAATGCCATTAAAGATCCCCACGATCAATGGATGCTAGCAGCAGACTTTGATGAGTACTGCGGTGCGCAATCAGCCGTGGCCAAACTTTATAGCGATCAAACCTTGTGGCAGCAAACCAGTATTCGTAACACTGCTGCCAGTGGCCGATTTTCAAGTGATAAAACCATCGCCGGCTATCGTGATGATATTTGGCTCAAACATGTGTGA
- the glgC gene encoding glucose-1-phosphate adenylyltransferase: protein MNKSVRYISNLTRDTYAIILAGGRGSRLHELTDWRAKPALYFGGKYRIIDFPLSNCINSGIRRVGVVTQYKSHSLIRHVTRGWGHFKKELGESVEILPASQQTSGNWYEGTADAVFQNIDIIRHETTKYVMILSGDHIYRMDYAGLLADHAESNADMTVCCLEVPLEEAAGAFGVVEVDENNRIIGFEEKPAHPKPIPGKPDKCLASMGNYVFNTKFLFDQLKKDSVNEHSERDFGKDIIPNIIKEHKVYAFPFISAIEDEPAYWRDVGTLESFFQANMELLSPTPALNLYDAKWPIWTYQEQLPPAKFVFDDDNRRGMAVDSIISGGCIISGAKVKRSVLFDEVRVCSYSLVKDSVLLPDVVVLKNCKIKNSILDRGCIIPEGMEIGYNHDHDRARGFRVSEKGITLVTRKMLGLAVGFE from the coding sequence ATGAATAAAAGTGTACGGTATATTAGTAATTTAACGCGTGATACTTATGCGATTATTCTCGCTGGTGGTCGTGGTTCTCGCTTGCATGAGCTGACCGACTGGCGTGCAAAGCCTGCGTTGTATTTTGGGGGTAAGTATAGAATTATCGATTTTCCTTTATCAAATTGCATTAACTCTGGCATTAGACGGGTTGGGGTGGTGACACAGTATAAATCCCATTCGTTGATCCGACATGTTACAAGGGGCTGGGGCCATTTTAAGAAGGAACTGGGTGAATCAGTTGAAATATTACCGGCATCACAGCAGACCTCAGGTAATTGGTATGAAGGCACCGCTGATGCTGTGTTTCAAAATATTGATATTATCCGCCATGAAACGACTAAGTATGTGATGATTTTATCTGGCGATCATATTTATCGCATGGATTATGCCGGTCTGTTGGCGGATCACGCTGAGTCTAATGCCGATATGACGGTTTGTTGTTTAGAAGTACCTTTAGAAGAGGCCGCTGGTGCATTCGGGGTTGTTGAGGTTGATGAAAATAATCGTATTATTGGCTTTGAAGAAAAGCCAGCACACCCAAAGCCTATTCCTGGCAAACCAGATAAATGCTTAGCATCTATGGGCAACTATGTCTTTAATACCAAGTTTTTATTTGATCAATTGAAAAAAGATTCGGTCAATGAACACTCTGAGCGCGATTTTGGTAAAGACATCATTCCCAATATTATTAAAGAGCATAAGGTGTATGCCTTTCCGTTTATCAGTGCCATTGAAGATGAGCCCGCTTATTGGCGCGATGTGGGGACATTAGAATCGTTTTTTCAGGCCAACATGGAGTTGTTGTCACCGACACCGGCGCTTAATCTTTACGATGCAAAATGGCCTATTTGGACTTATCAAGAGCAACTCCCTCCGGCTAAGTTTGTCTTTGACGATGATAATCGACGTGGAATGGCGGTAGATTCAATTATTTCTGGCGGTTGTATTATTTCCGGTGCAAAAGTAAAACGCAGCGTGTTGTTTGACGAAGTCAGAGTGTGTTCCTATTCATTAGTTAAAGACTCTGTGCTGTTACCCGATGTTGTGGTACTTAAAAACTGTAAAATCAAAAACTCTATTTTGGATCGCGGTTGTATTATTCCTGAGGGCATGGAAATTGGTTATAACCATGATCACGATAGAGCTCGCGGCTTTAGAGTATCAGAAAAAGGCATCACCTTAGTCACGCGTAAAATGCTCGGGCTCGCGGTTGGTTTTGAATAA
- a CDS encoding glycogen synthase yields the protein MNKVLLVAAENDALIKAKVGGMGDVIRDLPKALSDCGISADVAMPEYGFLKDYYCADKVTDIEVSFGGAMEKISIYRIPRPESKAQVCTAKGSSEQHSWVYLFAHPMFNQADGSIYTQGSADRPFADDADKFALFCLAVASALVQGKLGHYDVMHLHDWHTAMIAMLRECVDDFASLKQIKCIYTIHNLALQGIRPLTGDKSSLCHWYPQWFFANQLDNLPNGIVDPRYPNCANPMRMGIVFSNKVHVVSPTYAKEILLASHPEKGFYGGEGLEQDLQLKATNQQLVGIINGCDYTIDDNHTQNTADSARSETQQVSKSQSENLTFERLDLLSTAQEALIQWQKYKSVVSSTDFIANIRVDQHIRRYTNIDSSYPGLLVTSVGRLTTQKVMLFLTKIANGKTVLDQLLINLKQQQPDALFMLLGSGDEHLSNQLKTICAQYANSIFLNGYDEQLSQLLYQQGELFLMPSSFEPCGISQMLAMKHGQPCLVHGVGGLKDTVKHDENGWVFNGDGIEMQANNFISQFNQCLQSYGTLPWQQIKQQASMARFDWKTVAQAYKEHLYN from the coding sequence ATGAATAAAGTGCTATTAGTCGCCGCTGAAAACGATGCCTTGATTAAAGCCAAAGTCGGCGGCATGGGGGATGTTATTCGCGATCTCCCCAAGGCATTAAGTGATTGTGGAATATCTGCCGATGTCGCCATGCCTGAGTATGGCTTCTTAAAGGATTATTATTGCGCCGATAAAGTCACTGACATTGAAGTGTCTTTTGGTGGGGCAATGGAAAAGATAAGCATCTATAGGATCCCACGGCCAGAGAGTAAAGCACAGGTTTGCACAGCCAAAGGGTCTAGTGAGCAACATAGTTGGGTATATTTATTTGCCCATCCTATGTTTAATCAAGCCGACGGCAGTATTTATACTCAAGGTTCCGCTGACAGACCTTTTGCTGATGATGCAGATAAGTTTGCCTTGTTTTGTTTAGCGGTTGCCAGTGCATTAGTGCAAGGTAAACTCGGACATTATGATGTGATGCATCTACATGACTGGCATACCGCAATGATTGCGATGCTCAGGGAATGTGTGGATGATTTTGCATCATTGAAACAGATCAAGTGCATTTATACTATTCACAACCTAGCGCTGCAGGGCATAAGACCTTTAACTGGCGATAAATCGTCATTATGTCATTGGTATCCGCAATGGTTTTTTGCCAATCAACTTGATAACTTGCCCAACGGCATTGTTGACCCTAGGTATCCTAATTGTGCAAACCCGATGCGCATGGGGATTGTGTTTAGTAACAAGGTGCATGTGGTATCACCGACTTATGCTAAAGAAATATTATTAGCATCTCATCCTGAAAAAGGCTTTTATGGTGGCGAGGGGCTAGAGCAAGATTTACAGTTGAAAGCTACAAATCAGCAGCTTGTTGGCATTATTAATGGCTGTGATTATACAATTGATGATAATCATACCCAAAATACAGCCGATAGCGCTCGTTCTGAAACGCAGCAAGTATCGAAGTCTCAATCCGAAAATCTCACATTTGAAAGACTGGATTTGTTGAGCACTGCTCAGGAGGCATTGATTCAGTGGCAAAAATATAAATCAGTGGTTTCATCAACCGACTTTATCGCTAATATACGAGTCGATCAGCATATTCGTCGGTATACAAATATTGACAGCAGTTATCCGGGATTACTGGTGACCTCTGTAGGGCGATTAACGACACAAAAGGTGATGCTTTTTTTAACCAAAATAGCCAATGGTAAAACGGTATTAGATCAATTACTGATTAATCTAAAACAGCAGCAACCAGATGCTTTGTTTATGCTACTTGGCAGTGGTGATGAGCATTTATCAAATCAGCTTAAAACGATATGTGCCCAATATGCTAATAGTATCTTTTTAAATGGTTACGACGAGCAATTATCACAGCTACTGTATCAACAGGGTGAGTTATTCTTAATGCCTAGCTCATTCGAGCCCTGTGGTATTAGCCAAATGTTAGCCATGAAGCACGGTCAACCTTGTTTAGTCCATGGCGTCGGCGGGTTAAAAGATACGGTTAAACATGATGAAAATGGTTGGGTGTTTAATGGTGATGGAATTGAAATGCAGGCTAATAATTTTATCTCGCAATTTAATCAATGCTTACAAAGTTACGGCACACTTCCATGGCAACAGATTAAACAGCAAGCCAGTATGGCAAGATTTGATTGGAAAACGGTGGCTCAGGCTTATAAAGAACATTTGTATAATTGA
- a CDS encoding TonB-dependent receptor, which translates to MDKKVSSRSTKEKALRLNLDDKKYGTIVEIGAGQEVARNFFVAGAAAGTIAKTMSAYDMKFSDAIYGVQQNGRYVSKSRVLAMMEQEYDLVVERVADVRSRSSRYFSYAATVAAKSFNKDNECHAWCGVRVQMYPGAEPSNIVVHVRMFDDNAEDQQHALGIIGVNLIYGSYYYFEDPKKLIDSLTDNMKANRVEIDSIEFQGPYFEDIDNKAKNIHLIRSWKTRAVMFKPDGTIGVPAEMLYKKNVLTIRGSFKPVTKLNVDMIQQGQKAFAELEGVDKDNTILIAEISLNDLQGNDANMSEKDILERVRLLNLLGYNVLVSDYTRYFSLRAYFRQFTNLQIGIVVGMINIKQIFDVEFYRGLEGGILEGFGKLFPDNTRLFVYPELDDKGALNDLSNVTVPANLRYLYRHLVDNGFIKGIETSNIELFSIYSREILKQLARGSDEWKQALPDVVAEEVIKHKLFGYRGARK; encoded by the coding sequence ATGGACAAGAAAGTCAGTTCTCGCAGTACCAAAGAAAAAGCCCTTAGACTTAATTTGGATGATAAGAAATACGGCACCATAGTTGAAATTGGCGCAGGCCAAGAGGTGGCGCGTAATTTTTTCGTTGCTGGAGCCGCGGCAGGCACTATTGCTAAAACCATGTCTGCCTATGACATGAAGTTTTCCGATGCGATTTATGGCGTACAGCAAAATGGCCGCTATGTCAGTAAAAGCCGTGTACTTGCCATGATGGAGCAAGAGTATGACTTAGTGGTTGAACGTGTTGCCGATGTACGCTCACGCTCATCACGTTACTTCAGTTATGCCGCCACTGTGGCAGCTAAAAGCTTCAATAAAGACAATGAATGCCATGCATGGTGTGGTGTTAGAGTGCAAATGTACCCAGGTGCTGAGCCATCAAATATTGTGGTCCATGTGCGCATGTTTGATGATAATGCAGAAGACCAGCAGCATGCACTGGGCATTATTGGTGTGAATTTAATTTATGGCAGCTACTATTACTTCGAAGATCCAAAGAAATTAATTGATTCGTTAACCGATAATATGAAAGCAAATCGTGTTGAAATAGACTCGATTGAATTTCAAGGCCCTTACTTTGAAGACATCGACAATAAAGCTAAAAATATCCATCTAATTCGCAGTTGGAAAACCCGTGCAGTGATGTTTAAGCCTGATGGCACCATTGGCGTACCCGCTGAGATGCTTTACAAGAAAAACGTGCTGACGATTCGCGGATCATTTAAGCCGGTCACTAAGCTTAATGTTGATATGATTCAACAAGGTCAAAAGGCTTTTGCTGAATTAGAGGGCGTTGACAAAGACAACACCATTTTGATCGCTGAAATATCATTAAATGATTTACAAGGTAACGATGCGAATATGTCTGAGAAAGACATTCTTGAACGGGTTCGCCTATTAAATTTATTGGGTTATAACGTGCTGGTATCAGATTATACCCGTTACTTTTCATTAAGAGCCTACTTCCGCCAATTTACCAACCTACAAATTGGCATTGTTGTTGGCATGATTAACATTAAACAAATTTTTGATGTTGAATTCTATCGCGGCCTTGAGGGCGGTATTTTAGAAGGTTTTGGTAAATTATTTCCAGACAATACCCGTTTATTCGTTTATCCAGAATTGGATGATAAAGGGGCATTAAACGATTTATCCAATGTGACTGTGCCGGCTAATCTTCGTTACCTGTATCGCCATTTAGTTGATAATGGTTTTATCAAAGGCATAGAGACCAGTAATATTGAGCTATTTAGTATTTATTCCCGTGAGATCCTCAAACAACTGGCACGTGGATCAGATGAATGGAAACAAGCCCTGCCGGATGTTGTTGCTGAAGAAGTGATTAAGCATAAGTTATTCGGTTATAGAGGCGCGAGAAAGTAA
- a CDS encoding pyridoxal phosphate-dependent aminotransferase: MRPIIKSNKLDTVCYDIRGPVHKEARRLEDEGHRILKLNIGNPAPFGFEAPEEIVRDVILNLPSAQGYCESKGLFSARKAIVQHYQSQGIFGVDIEDIYIGNGASELIVMAMQGLLNPGDEMLIPSPDYPLWTAATHLSGGKAVHYRCDEEADWFPDIEDMKSKISPRTRGIVLINPNNPTGAVYSRELIQQVIELCRQHDLILFSDEIYDKILYDEAQHVHAASLSDDILTVTFNGLSKAYRAAGFRVGWMMLTGNLKAAKSYIEGLEMLASMRLCSNVPNQHAIQTALGGYQSINELILPKGRLTVQRDACYELLNSIPGVSCKKPKGALYAFPKLDMKKFNLRDDERLVLELLKRKKILLVQGTAFNWPEPDHLRVVFLPHKEDLTKALQEFGHFLEDYRQ; encoded by the coding sequence ATGCGTCCAATCATCAAATCGAATAAATTAGATACTGTGTGTTACGACATTCGTGGACCTGTACACAAAGAAGCCCGCCGTTTAGAAGATGAAGGACACCGGATATTAAAACTGAATATTGGCAACCCTGCACCATTCGGATTTGAAGCGCCTGAAGAAATTGTTCGTGATGTGATTTTAAACCTGCCCAGTGCTCAAGGTTACTGTGAATCAAAAGGATTATTCTCTGCCCGTAAAGCTATCGTTCAACATTATCAATCTCAGGGTATTTTTGGCGTTGATATTGAAGATATCTATATCGGTAATGGCGCATCGGAACTGATTGTGATGGCGATGCAAGGTTTACTCAACCCAGGTGATGAAATGTTGATCCCGTCACCGGATTATCCATTATGGACGGCGGCAACTCACTTGTCTGGCGGTAAAGCGGTACATTATCGATGTGATGAAGAAGCAGATTGGTTTCCTGATATTGAGGATATGAAAAGTAAGATCAGTCCTCGCACCCGCGGTATTGTGTTAATCAATCCTAATAATCCAACTGGTGCTGTGTATTCGCGCGAATTGATACAACAAGTTATTGAACTTTGTCGTCAACACGATTTGATTTTGTTTTCCGATGAGATTTACGACAAAATTCTCTATGATGAAGCGCAACATGTTCACGCGGCTTCATTATCAGATGATATTTTAACTGTGACCTTTAATGGCCTATCAAAAGCGTATCGAGCCGCTGGGTTTCGAGTGGGCTGGATGATGCTAACCGGTAATTTAAAAGCGGCTAAAAGCTATATTGAAGGCTTAGAAATGCTAGCTTCAATGCGGTTATGCTCTAACGTGCCGAATCAACATGCAATTCAAACGGCATTAGGGGGATATCAATCTATCAATGAACTTATTTTGCCTAAGGGTCGGCTAACAGTGCAGCGTGATGCTTGTTATGAATTATTAAATTCAATACCGGGTGTCAGTTGTAAAAAACCTAAAGGTGCTCTGTACGCTTTTCCCAAATTAGATATGAAAAAGTTTAATTTACGCGATGATGAGCGTTTAGTGCTTGAATTACTCAAGCGAAAGAAGATTTTACTGGTGCAAGGTACCGCATTTAATTGGCCAGAACCTGATCATTTACGGGTGGTTTTTTTACCTCATAAAGAAGATCTCACCAAAGCATTGCAGGAGTTTGGCCACTTTTTAGAAGATTATCGCCAATAA
- the efp gene encoding elongation factor P — MKTAHEIRPGNVIMLDGSPWVVQKTETTRSGRNAAIVKLKLKNLLLESGTEQTFKGEDKLDDIILERLDCTYSYFADPMYVFMDEEFNQYDVEADNLGDAAAYIVDGMEDQCQVTFYNDKAISVELPVHIVREVTYTEPSARGDTSGKVMKPATITGGGTVTVADFVKVGDKIEIDTRTGEFKKRV, encoded by the coding sequence ATGAAAACTGCTCATGAAATCCGTCCTGGCAACGTGATCATGTTAGATGGCAGCCCATGGGTTGTTCAAAAAACTGAGACAACTCGTTCTGGCCGTAACGCTGCAATTGTTAAGCTAAAACTGAAAAACTTGTTGCTTGAGTCTGGTACTGAACAAACCTTTAAAGGTGAAGATAAGTTAGACGATATTATTTTAGAGCGTCTAGATTGTACTTATTCTTACTTTGCTGATCCTATGTATGTATTTATGGATGAAGAATTCAATCAGTACGACGTTGAAGCTGATAATTTAGGTGATGCAGCTGCATACATCGTTGACGGTATGGAAGATCAGTGTCAAGTGACTTTCTATAACGACAAAGCTATCTCTGTTGAATTACCTGTTCATATAGTACGTGAAGTCACTTACACCGAGCCATCTGCTCGCGGTGATACTTCAGGTAAAGTAATGAAGCCAGCTACCATTACTGGTGGTGGTACGGTTACTGTTGCTGATTTCGTAAAAGTTGGCGATAAAATTGAGATTGATACCCGTACAGGCGAATTCAAGAAACGTGTTTAA
- the earP gene encoding elongation factor P maturation arginine rhamnosyltransferase EarP produces the protein MKTTLNTQVTPAHLTNTTYAKHWDIFCVVVDNYGDIGVTWRLAKQLAAEYSIQVNLWVDDLNSFSHILPALNPQLNQQQFAGVNIIHWNKATEISFIAGSVLIEAFACELPSSVTNTLTQLKHTHLDQIPVWLNLEYLSAEDWVEGCHGLPSTQLSGLIKHFYFPGFSVKTGGLICEQDLFVQRDNWQNDNSNKLALFDKLGLSGIEAHHIVISVFSYETNALPALIKHWQASTTPIHLLIPKGRSLNSLSALLPCHVNELVAGQQILLDSVTLHILPMTDQQGYDQLLWSCDFNIVRGEDSFLRAQWASKPFIWHIYPQEDDYHLIKLQAFMQVYCDNLAPDLAKSWCELNLSFNQGDQIDTVNHWQKLEFNHLPLLQHAKKWPMTALNDADLASRLVQFVKSR, from the coding sequence ATGAAAACTACATTGAACACTCAAGTCACCCCTGCTCACTTAACAAACACAACCTATGCTAAACACTGGGATATTTTCTGTGTAGTGGTAGATAACTATGGGGATATAGGCGTCACTTGGCGATTAGCCAAACAGCTTGCTGCTGAATACAGTATTCAGGTCAATTTATGGGTGGATGATTTAAACAGTTTCTCACATATTTTACCGGCATTAAATCCTCAACTTAACCAACAACAGTTTGCTGGCGTTAATATTATTCATTGGAATAAAGCCACGGAAATAAGCTTTATTGCAGGCTCAGTGTTAATCGAAGCTTTTGCCTGTGAATTACCTTCATCAGTTACAAATACGCTTACCCAACTAAAACACACACATTTAGACCAAATCCCTGTTTGGCTGAATTTAGAATATTTATCCGCTGAAGACTGGGTTGAAGGTTGCCATGGTTTACCCTCGACTCAACTATCCGGTTTAATCAAGCATTTTTATTTCCCCGGTTTTAGTGTCAAAACCGGCGGATTAATATGCGAACAAGATTTATTTGTTCAGCGCGATAACTGGCAAAATGATAATAGCAATAAACTGGCATTATTCGACAAACTCGGCCTCAGTGGCATTGAAGCGCACCATATTGTCATTTCAGTATTTAGTTATGAAACAAACGCCCTCCCCGCACTTATTAAGCATTGGCAGGCATCGACGACGCCAATTCACTTACTTATTCCAAAAGGCAGAAGCTTAAATAGTCTCAGTGCTTTATTACCTTGTCATGTAAATGAGTTAGTCGCAGGTCAGCAAATTCTGCTTGATTCGGTGACGCTGCACATTTTACCGATGACAGATCAACAAGGTTATGATCAACTGTTATGGAGCTGTGATTTTAACATTGTCCGTGGAGAAGACTCCTTTTTAAGGGCGCAATGGGCTTCAAAACCATTTATTTGGCATATATATCCACAAGAAGATGATTATCACCTGATAAAATTACAAGCTTTTATGCAAGTTTACTGCGATAATCTAGCGCCTGATTTAGCCAAGTCTTGGTGTGAATTGAACTTGTCGTTCAACCAAGGCGATCAAATTGACACCGTCAATCATTGGCAAAAACTCGAATTTAATCATTTGCCTTTATTACAGCATGCTAAAAAATGGCCAATGACAGCATTAAATGATGCAGATCTTGCTTCGCGACTAGTTCAATTCGTGAAAAGTCGCTAA
- the fldA gene encoding flavodoxin FldA: MATVGLFFGSDTGNTEAVAKMIQKKLGKQMIDVKDIAKSTKEQIAEYDLLLFGIPTWYYGEAQCDWDDFFPELEQIDFNDKLIAIFGCGDQEDYAEYFLDAMGMVRDIVEARGGIIIGNWPTASYNFEASKGLADDDHFVGLGIDEDRQPELTEERVDAWVKQIYEEMCLAELED; the protein is encoded by the coding sequence ATGGCAACTGTAGGTCTATTTTTCGGTAGCGACACAGGTAATACCGAAGCTGTCGCCAAAATGATCCAGAAAAAACTGGGCAAGCAAATGATCGATGTTAAAGACATCGCCAAAAGCACCAAAGAGCAAATTGCAGAATATGATTTATTACTATTCGGCATTCCAACCTGGTACTACGGTGAAGCACAATGTGACTGGGATGATTTTTTCCCTGAACTTGAGCAAATTGACTTTAACGATAAGTTAATCGCTATTTTTGGTTGTGGCGACCAAGAAGATTATGCTGAGTATTTCTTAGATGCTATGGGCATGGTTCGAGACATAGTAGAAGCCCGTGGCGGCATTATTATTGGCAACTGGCCTACTGCAAGTTATAACTTTGAAGCATCTAAAGGTTTAGCAGATGATGATCACTTTGTCGGTTTAGGCATTGATGAAGACCGTCAGCCAGAATTAACGGAAGAACGTGTTGATGCATGGGTTAAACAAATCTATGAAGAAATGTGTTTAGCTGAATTAGAAGACTAA
- the ybfE gene encoding LexA regulated protein codes for MAKETADRTTIDLFDSERRRGRPRSNPLNREQQLKINKRNQIQRDRANGLKRIELKVSQDLYDALNQQALASNISRSQLIEHILQQQIDN; via the coding sequence ATGGCAAAAGAAACAGCAGACAGAACAACCATTGATCTTTTTGACAGCGAAAGACGGCGTGGAAGACCTAGAAGTAATCCATTAAATCGTGAACAGCAACTGAAGATCAACAAGCGTAACCAAATTCAGCGTGATCGCGCTAACGGTTTAAAGCGGATAGAGTTAAAGGTGTCACAAGATTTATATGACGCCTTGAACCAACAAGCTTTGGCCAGTAACATTAGTCGTAGCCAGTTAATCGAACATATTCTGCAACAGCAAATCGACAACTGA